The Chryseobacterium geocarposphaerae genome has a window encoding:
- the clpX gene encoding ATP-dependent Clp protease ATP-binding subunit ClpX, which yields MNSNQCSFCGRKRNEVQMLISGQNGFICENCIEQAHSIVKNSASKTGYSPAENIDELKKPKEIKSFLDQYVIGQDQAKKQLSIAVYNHYKRLLHAKDENREVELEKSNIIMIGETGTGKTLLAKTIARELNVPFCIVDATILTEAGYVGEDVESILSRLLMVADYDVEKAEKGIVFIDEIDKIARKSDNPSITRDVSGEGVQQGLLKLLEGSIVNVPPQGGRKHPDQKYIQVNTQNILFIAGGAFDGIKEIIERRMNKQAIGFSSEKINKVDENEYVLRNINAIDLRSFGLIPELLGRFPIITYLEKLTKETMVRIMKEPKNSIVNQFVELFKMDGIKLTFTDEAIEKIVEETMEKGLGARGLRGTTEKVLEDYMFEIGEQKEIILTADNILVTK from the coding sequence ATGAACTCAAATCAATGTTCATTCTGCGGAAGAAAAAGAAATGAAGTACAGATGCTGATTTCCGGGCAGAATGGTTTTATTTGTGAAAACTGTATCGAACAGGCACATTCAATTGTAAAAAACAGTGCTTCAAAGACAGGATACTCGCCTGCAGAAAATATCGATGAATTAAAAAAGCCTAAAGAAATTAAAAGTTTTTTAGATCAGTATGTAATCGGACAGGATCAGGCTAAAAAACAACTTTCCATAGCAGTGTATAACCATTATAAAAGGTTGCTTCATGCTAAAGATGAAAATAGAGAGGTTGAGCTTGAGAAGTCCAATATCATTATGATAGGGGAGACGGGAACCGGGAAAACATTATTGGCAAAAACCATTGCCCGAGAGCTGAATGTTCCGTTTTGTATTGTAGATGCAACCATCCTTACTGAAGCTGGATATGTAGGAGAAGATGTAGAAAGTATTCTCTCAAGACTTTTAATGGTGGCGGATTATGATGTGGAAAAAGCAGAAAAGGGAATTGTATTTATTGATGAGATAGATAAAATTGCCAGAAAATCGGATAACCCGAGTATCACAAGAGACGTTTCCGGAGAAGGGGTGCAGCAGGGTTTACTAAAATTATTGGAAGGAAGTATTGTAAATGTTCCGCCACAGGGAGGAAGAAAACATCCTGATCAGAAATACATCCAGGTAAATACTCAGAATATTTTATTCATTGCAGGAGGAGCTTTCGACGGAATTAAAGAAATTATTGAGCGAAGAATGAATAAGCAGGCGATTGGCTTCAGCTCAGAAAAAATAAATAAAGTAGACGAAAATGAATATGTATTAAGGAATATCAATGCAATAGATTTAAGATCTTTTGGTTTGATTCCCGAGCTTTTGGGAAGATTTCCTATCATTACTTACCTGGAAAAACTTACCAAAGAAACAATGGTGAGAATTATGAAAGAACCTAAGAATTCTATTGTAAACCAGTTTGTTGAACTATTTAAAATGGATGGCATTAAACTTACTTTTACCGATGAAGCTATAGAAAAAATTGTGGAAGAAACAATGGAAAAAGGATTGGGAGCAAGAGGTTTAAGAGGAACTACAGAAAAAGTGCTTGAAGACTATATGTTTGAAATAGGCGAGCAAAAGGAAATCATATTAACTGCTGATAATATTTTGGTAACTAAATGA
- a CDS encoding HIT family protein, with the protein MSTIFTKIINGEIPAYKVAEDENFVAFLDAMPLVKGHTLVVPKKEVDLIFDLDSEEYKNLWGFAQEVAKKVKNAVPCIRVGVAVVGLEVPHAHIHLIPLNKMEDMNFRNERLKLSVEEYTEIQHSIINS; encoded by the coding sequence ATGAGCACAATATTCACTAAAATAATTAACGGCGAAATACCGGCTTATAAAGTTGCTGAAGATGAAAACTTTGTTGCATTTTTAGATGCAATGCCTTTGGTAAAAGGACATACGTTGGTAGTTCCTAAAAAAGAGGTCGATCTGATTTTTGATCTGGATAGCGAAGAATATAAAAATCTTTGGGGATTTGCTCAGGAAGTAGCTAAGAAAGTTAAAAATGCAGTTCCTTGTATAAGAGTGGGAGTTGCGGTGGTAGGACTGGAGGTTCCTCATGCTCATATTCATTTGATTCCATTAAATAAAATGGAAGATATGAACTTCAGAAATGAAAGACTGAAATTATCTGTAGAAGAATATACAGAAATTCAACATTCGATTATTAATTCTTAA
- the greA gene encoding transcription elongation factor GreA, producing MASYVTKEGLDKMKAELEQLETVERPKITQQIAEARDKGDLSENAEYDAAKEAQGMLEMRISKLKDVISSSKIIDESQLDTSKVSILTTVKLKNNGTKQEQVFTLVPDNESDLKSGKISVNTPIAKGLLGKVVGETAEITLPNGNKLSFEVLEITL from the coding sequence ATGGCAAGCTATGTTACAAAGGAGGGATTAGACAAAATGAAAGCTGAGCTAGAACAGTTGGAAACTGTTGAAAGACCTAAAATTACCCAGCAGATTGCAGAAGCTAGGGACAAAGGGGATTTGTCTGAAAATGCTGAATATGATGCCGCTAAAGAAGCGCAGGGGATGCTTGAAATGAGGATTTCTAAATTAAAAGACGTTATTTCTAGTTCAAAAATTATAGATGAAAGCCAATTAGATACTTCTAAAGTTTCAATTTTGACAACGGTGAAGCTTAAAAATAACGGTACAAAACAGGAGCAGGTGTTTACTTTGGTTCCGGATAACGAAAGTGACCTGAAGTCTGGTAAAATTTCTGTAAATACACCTATTGCTAAAGGTTTATTAGGAAAAGTAGTAGGAGAAACTGCTGAAATTACTTTGCCAAACGGAAACAAACTGTCTTTCGAAGTATTGGAAATCACTCTGTAG